The following proteins come from a genomic window of Megalobrama amblycephala isolate DHTTF-2021 linkage group LG1, ASM1881202v1, whole genome shotgun sequence:
- the LOC125271058 gene encoding nicotinamide riboside kinase 1-like, translating to MRKVIIGIGGTTNGGKTTLSKSLQELLCNSCVISQDSFFKDDSVVPTDINGFKQYDSLDALHMDRMMGDIGSWQEDPEHFMTSRGFAVKSTASEPPNVFVLIVEGFLIFNHRHLNSLFNKKYFLQIPYETCKERRSSRVYVPPDPPGYFDGYVWPMYLKNRKAMEEAVNDIVFLDGTQKRETLLSTVLADIQEMLMVTQRLVITS from the exons ATGAGAAAAGTAATAATAGGAATTGGTGG GACGACAAATGGAGGAAAGACCACTCTGAGTAAAAGCCTTCAGGAGCTTCTGTGTAATAGCTGTGTTATTTCTCAAGACAGCTTTTTCAAG GATGACTCAGTGGTCCCTACTGATATCAATGGCTTTAAGCAGTATGACA GTTTAGATGCCCTGCACATGGACAGGATGATGGGAGACATTGGCTCGTGGCAGGAGGATCCTGAGCACTTCATGACATCTCGTGGTTTTGCAGTGAAATCCACAGCATCAGAGCCACCCAATGTGTTTGTTCTTATAGTGGAGGGATTCCTCATTTTTAATCAtag GCATCTTAATAGCTTGTTCAACAAGAAGTACTTCCTGCAGATCCCTTATGAGACATGCAAAGAGAGAAGAAG CTCAAGAGTCTATGTGCCTCCAGATCCACCAGGCTACTTTGATGGGTATGTTTGGCCCATGTACCTGAAAAACAGAAAAGCGATGGAAGAAGCTGTAAATGACATAG TGTTTCTGGATGGCACACAGAAGAGAGAGACGTTGCTCTCAACAGTTCTTGCAGACATTCAGGAAATGCTTATGGTTACACAGAGATTAGTTATTAC ATCGTGA